A segment of the Methanobrevibacter sp. genome:
CTCTTCATCAAGAGCTCCCATCATACCAAAATCAATATAACATATGGCATTTTCATCTGTTACAAAGATATTGCCTGGATGAGGGTCTGCATGGAAGAACCCATCAATGAAAAGCTGTTGGAAATAAGAGCGAACGATTCTATCTGCAATAAGCACCTTATTATATTTTGGATCATCACCTGCAATGACTTCAGATAATTTTATCCCATCAACATATTCCATGGTCAGAACTTTTTCAGTGGAATAATCAGGATATGTGACAGGAACGATGATTTTATCATTGTATATGAAATTGTCATTCAAATGCCTGATATTCATCAATTCATTGTCAAAATCCATTTCCTTAGTAATGGACCTTTCAAATTCATGAACAACAGCAGGAAGGTTAAGGTGCTTAAAGCCAGTATTGAATCTATCTGATTCATTGGCAATGAATTTCATTATGCTTAAATCGGTATCTACAATCTCATCAACATTTGGCTTTTGAACCTTGACAGCCACTCGCTCGCCGCTATGCAATTTGGCTTCGTGAACTTGTGCAATGGATGCTGTAGCAAGTGCATCTTTAGAGAATTCAGCGAAAAACTTTTCTATGTTACCTCCAAGTTCAGTTTCAATCATTTCCTTGATTTCTTCATAACTTACTGGAGGATTGTCATCATGCAATTGTGAAAGCTCTTCACTAATTTTCTCTCCAACTAAATCAGGCCTTGAAGCCAAGAGCTGACCGAATTTAATGAAGGTTGTTCCTAACTCTTGAAGCATTAATCTTAATCTTTCAGGAAGGTCGTCCTTTAATAATTCCTTATTATCAGCTTCACTTCTAAATGGGCTGATCTTATTACGGGTAGTTTGACCTAAAACCTTATCAAAATCATATTTTCTAAAAATTTTTAAGATTTCATCAAAACGTGAAAGTGTTTTTCTTTGCATGATAATC
Coding sequences within it:
- a CDS encoding AarF/ABC1/UbiB kinase family protein, encoding MQRKTLSRFDEILKIFRKYDFDKVLGQTTRNKISPFRSEADNKELLKDDLPERLRLMLQELGTTFIKFGQLLASRPDLVGEKISEELSQLHDDNPPVSYEEIKEMIETELGGNIEKFFAEFSKDALATASIAQVHEAKLHSGERVAVKVQKPNVDEIVDTDLSIMKFIANESDRFNTGFKHLNLPAVVHEFERSITKEMDFDNELMNIRHLNDNFIYNDKIIVPVTYPDYSTEKVLTMEYVDGIKLSEVIAGDDPKYNKVLIADRIVRSYFQQLFIDGFFHADPHPGNIFVTDENAICYIDFGMMGALDEEFRQDLAELMIHFSDRNIDGLINQLIRMDILNEKTDITLLKSDLTDLFAKYYGVELSRFNGIIEDLLFLMQKYDVRLPNEFVLMARGLSMVENTGLRLDPDIDVVALLKPFARKLMVQRYNPIKMASNAKNSFFAFEHVLRALPSLISKTIYKVEEGEVTVNIEVKHISEITNQISLAIIIAALLVGSSLVMLIDVGPTFFEMPVLGFVGFTISLVLGVFTVLRYFIDF